The following proteins are encoded in a genomic region of Xanthomonas citri pv. mangiferaeindicae:
- a CDS encoding 3,4-dihydroxy-2-butanone-4-phosphate synthase (bifunctional enzyme DHBP synthase/GTP cyclohydrolase II-like protein; functions in riboflavin synthesis) has product MNFAPIPELLEEIRAGRMVVVVDDEDRENEGDLIMAAELVRPSDINFMVTHGRGLVCLPLTADRAAQLGLAPMVRANTAQFQTNFTVSIEAAEGVTTGISAHDRAHTIRTAVRPNARPEDLHQPGHIFPLIAQPGGVLTRAGHTEAGVDLAMLAGLEPAGVLVEILNPDGSMARRPELEAFAREHGLKMGSIADLIAYRLSTERTVERIDERDIETEFGPFRLVTYRDRIAHELHFALVRGTPDAATPTLVRVQVENPLADLLHWRRDDFGVAATDALRAIAAEGQGVMVVLSAPRDADGLLARLRQEPVVRPPGKDKDVGQWRRNGAGAQILADLGLGRLRVLGTPRRQIGLAGYGLEVVETVPA; this is encoded by the coding sequence ATGAACTTCGCCCCGATCCCTGAACTGCTCGAAGAGATCCGCGCCGGGCGGATGGTCGTGGTCGTCGACGATGAGGACCGCGAGAACGAGGGCGACCTGATCATGGCGGCCGAACTGGTCCGGCCGTCCGACATCAACTTCATGGTCACCCACGGCCGTGGCCTGGTCTGCCTGCCGCTGACCGCCGACCGCGCGGCCCAGTTGGGCCTGGCGCCGATGGTGCGGGCCAACACCGCGCAGTTCCAGACCAACTTCACGGTCAGCATCGAGGCCGCCGAGGGCGTGACCACCGGCATCTCGGCGCACGATCGCGCGCATACCATCCGCACCGCGGTCCGGCCCAATGCACGGCCCGAGGACCTGCACCAGCCCGGCCACATCTTCCCGCTGATCGCCCAACCAGGCGGTGTGCTGACCCGCGCCGGCCACACCGAGGCCGGTGTGGACCTGGCGATGCTGGCGGGTCTTGAGCCGGCGGGCGTGCTGGTGGAGATCCTCAACCCCGACGGCAGCATGGCGCGGCGCCCGGAACTGGAGGCGTTCGCGCGCGAGCACGGCCTGAAGATGGGCTCGATCGCCGACCTGATCGCCTATCGCCTGAGCACCGAGCGCACCGTCGAGCGCATCGACGAGCGCGACATCGAGACCGAGTTCGGCCCGTTCCGGCTGGTGACCTATCGCGACCGGATCGCGCACGAACTGCATTTTGCGCTGGTCCGCGGCACGCCGGATGCAGCGACGCCGACGCTGGTCCGCGTGCAGGTGGAGAACCCACTGGCCGACCTGCTGCACTGGCGCCGCGACGATTTCGGCGTCGCTGCTACTGATGCGCTGCGTGCGATCGCGGCTGAGGGGCAGGGCGTGATGGTCGTGCTGTCGGCGCCGCGCGATGCCGACGGCCTGCTGGCACGGTTGCGGCAGGAGCCGGTCGTGCGTCCGCCGGGCAAGGACAAGGATGTCGGGCAGTGGCGGCGCAACGGCGCCGGCGCGCAGATCCTTGCCGACCTGGGCCTGGGCCGCTTGCGCGTACTGGGCACGCCGCGCCGGCAGATCGGCCTGGCCGGCTATGGGCTGGAGGTCGTGGAGACCGTTCCGGCATGA
- a CDS encoding cell division protein FtsL, whose translation MKLRHLVVALLLAANVITAIGVVHARHDYRQLYIQLTRLERARDELNVDFGRLQLEQATWAMSNRVDQVARERLGMRFPETAEIVVVRP comes from the coding sequence ATGAAGCTGCGCCACCTCGTCGTCGCCCTGCTGCTGGCTGCCAACGTGATCACCGCGATCGGCGTGGTGCACGCGCGTCACGACTATCGCCAGCTGTACATCCAGCTGACCCGGCTCGAGCGCGCGCGCGACGAACTCAACGTCGATTTCGGCCGTCTGCAGCTCGAGCAGGCCACCTGGGCGATGAGCAACCGCGTCGACCAGGTCGCGCGCGAGCGCCTGGGCATGCGCTTCCCCGAGACCGCCGAAATCGTGGTGGTGCGGCCATGA
- a CDS encoding 16S rRNA (cytosine(1402)-N(4))-methyltransferase, whose amino-acid sequence MTGGGADATSGHLPVLYAQVLEGLRVREDGRYLDGTFGRGGHAGGVLERLGPGGRLLLMDKDPDAIAVAQARFGADARVAIRRGSFAALSEWDAVVQAPLDGVLFDLGVSSPQLDVADRGFSFGKDGPLDMRMDPDAGESAAQWVARAAEAEIADVLWTYGEERMSRRIARALVARRTQTPFERTADLAAVIAANVPRAKPQRGQRETHPATRSFQAIRIHVNRELADLETGLDAALDALAPGGRLAVISFHSLEDRIVKRFIARHAKAPAGNRRLPEAQAFVPALRIVADATKADAAELHDNPRARSAVLRVAEKLPTVHGEAA is encoded by the coding sequence GTGACGGGCGGTGGTGCGGATGCCACGTCCGGCCACCTCCCGGTGTTGTATGCGCAAGTCCTCGAGGGCCTGCGTGTACGTGAAGACGGGCGGTACCTGGACGGCACGTTCGGACGCGGCGGTCACGCCGGCGGCGTCCTCGAACGCCTTGGCCCCGGAGGTCGACTGCTGCTGATGGACAAGGATCCCGACGCGATCGCAGTGGCCCAGGCGCGCTTCGGCGCCGACGCGCGCGTGGCCATCCGCCGCGGCAGCTTCGCTGCGCTCTCCGAGTGGGACGCCGTGGTGCAGGCGCCGCTTGACGGCGTGCTGTTCGACCTGGGCGTGTCGTCGCCGCAGCTCGATGTCGCCGATCGCGGCTTCAGCTTCGGCAAGGACGGCCCGCTGGACATGCGCATGGATCCGGACGCTGGCGAAAGCGCTGCGCAGTGGGTGGCGCGGGCCGCCGAGGCCGAGATCGCCGACGTGCTGTGGACCTACGGCGAGGAGCGCATGAGCCGGCGCATCGCGCGCGCGCTCGTCGCCCGGCGCACGCAGACCCCATTCGAGCGCACCGCGGACCTGGCGGCGGTCATCGCCGCGAACGTGCCGCGCGCCAAGCCGCAGCGCGGCCAGCGCGAGACCCATCCGGCGACGCGCTCGTTCCAGGCGATCCGAATTCACGTCAATCGCGAACTGGCCGATCTCGAGACGGGTCTGGATGCCGCGCTCGACGCGCTGGCACCGGGCGGGCGGCTGGCGGTGATCAGCTTCCATTCGCTCGAGGACCGCATCGTCAAGCGCTTCATCGCACGCCATGCCAAGGCGCCGGCCGGCAATCGCCGCCTGCCCGAAGCGCAGGCCTTCGTGCCGGCGCTGCGCATCGTTGCCGATGCCACCAAGGCCGACGCCGCCGAGCTGCACGACAACCCGCGCGCGCGCAGCGCCGTGCTGCGCGTGGCCGAGAAGCTTCCGACCGTGCACGGGGAGGCCGCATGA
- a CDS encoding cell division protein codes for MKLGRFIKAGDGHAKKPRKRAQFDLRLRLMLVGGALGLGAVALVGRAVDLQLIDNAFYQQKADARFRREIPIPASRGMITDRNGEPLAISSPVESLWINPQELSKHPDRLPELAEATGLPLEELSRAVSQRADKEFMYVPRHRRISPSTAKRVLDLGIPGVFSQREYRRFYPQGEAVSHVLGFTNIDDRGQEGIELAFDDWLTGTPGAQNVIRDRHGRIVEHVNLVRAAEPGKDLVLSIDRRIQFLAHRELRRAIEETGASAGSIVILEVATGEVLAMANLPTYNNNRVTGENRDAHRNRAVTDLLEPGSTMKPITIAAALEKGVITPTSTFNTSPGWIPNGRFKTSDFRNYGVLDTTGIITKSSNVGSAMVVHKLDSQYFYDFVRSFGYGRSTGSGFPGEAAGLFPDPSRWSGTTKQGMSYGYGLSVTPMQIAHAYATLGNHGRALPPTFVKGGAGEPRQVLSAKVADEVVRMMQTVTEPGGTGTRAAILGYHVAGKSGTARKASGGGYARRYLAFFAGLVPVADPRFAMVVVIDDPDTSKGGSTYGGGYVSAPVFKRVMDGALRLMDVPPDDIETWLAAQAANEAKLAREHGRTPAAAQATTTGTPR; via the coding sequence ATGAAACTCGGCAGGTTCATCAAGGCCGGCGACGGCCACGCCAAAAAGCCGCGCAAGCGCGCGCAGTTCGACCTGCGTCTGCGGCTGATGCTGGTCGGCGGTGCGCTGGGCCTGGGCGCGGTGGCGCTGGTCGGCCGCGCAGTCGACCTGCAACTGATCGACAACGCCTTCTATCAGCAGAAGGCCGACGCGCGCTTCCGCCGCGAAATCCCGATCCCGGCCTCGCGCGGCATGATCACCGACCGCAACGGCGAGCCGCTGGCGATTTCCTCGCCGGTCGAGTCGCTGTGGATCAACCCGCAGGAACTGAGCAAGCATCCCGACCGCCTGCCCGAACTGGCCGAGGCGACCGGCCTGCCGCTCGAAGAGCTGTCGCGCGCGGTCTCGCAGCGGGCCGACAAGGAGTTCATGTACGTGCCGCGCCATCGCCGGATCAGTCCGTCGACGGCCAAGCGCGTGCTCGACCTCGGCATTCCCGGTGTGTTCTCGCAGCGCGAATACCGCCGCTTCTACCCGCAGGGCGAGGCGGTCTCGCACGTGCTCGGCTTCACCAATATCGACGACCGCGGCCAGGAAGGCATCGAGCTGGCGTTCGACGACTGGTTGACCGGCACCCCTGGCGCGCAGAACGTGATCCGCGACCGGCACGGCCGCATCGTCGAGCACGTGAACCTGGTCCGCGCCGCCGAGCCGGGCAAGGACCTGGTGCTGAGCATCGACCGCCGCATCCAGTTCCTGGCCCATCGCGAGCTGCGGCGCGCGATTGAGGAAACCGGCGCCAGTGCCGGTTCGATCGTGATCCTCGAAGTGGCGACCGGCGAGGTGCTGGCGATGGCCAACCTGCCGACCTACAACAATAACCGCGTGACCGGCGAAAACCGCGACGCCCACCGCAACCGCGCGGTGACCGACCTGCTCGAGCCCGGCTCGACGATGAAGCCGATCACGATCGCCGCGGCGCTGGAGAAGGGTGTCATCACGCCGACCAGCACCTTCAACACCAGCCCGGGCTGGATTCCCAACGGGCGCTTCAAGACCAGCGACTTCCGCAATTACGGTGTGCTCGACACCACCGGCATCATCACCAAGAGCTCCAACGTGGGCTCGGCGATGGTCGTGCACAAGCTCGACAGCCAGTACTTCTACGATTTCGTGCGCAGCTTCGGCTACGGCCGCAGCACCGGTAGCGGCTTCCCCGGCGAGGCGGCCGGCCTGTTCCCGGACCCTTCGCGCTGGAGCGGCACCACCAAGCAGGGCATGTCCTACGGCTATGGCCTGTCGGTGACGCCGATGCAGATCGCGCACGCCTACGCCACGCTGGGCAACCACGGCCGCGCGCTGCCGCCGACCTTCGTCAAGGGCGGTGCCGGCGAGCCGCGCCAGGTGCTGTCGGCGAAGGTCGCCGACGAAGTGGTGCGGATGATGCAGACGGTCACCGAGCCCGGCGGCACCGGCACCCGCGCGGCGATCCTGGGCTACCACGTCGCCGGCAAGTCGGGCACCGCGCGCAAGGCCAGCGGCGGCGGGTACGCCCGGCGCTATCTCGCGTTCTTCGCCGGCCTGGTGCCGGTGGCCGATCCGCGCTTTGCAATGGTCGTGGTCATCGACGATCCCGACACCTCCAAGGGCGGATCGACCTACGGCGGCGGCTACGTCTCCGCGCCGGTGTTCAAGCGGGTCATGGATGGTGCATTGCGGCTGATGGACGTGCCGCCCGACGACATCGAGACCTGGTTGGCCGCGCAGGCCGCCAACGAGGCCAAGCTCGCACGCGAGCACGGGCGCACGCCGGCCGCTGCGCAGGCGACGACGACGGGGACGCCGCGATGA
- a CDS encoding N utilization substance protein B, which yields MTQTRKPHGVDPVLRSRARRRALQAVYAMQMSGAQAREIVAQFAHEQAKEVADLAYFEDLVHGVGSRYRELDAALAPFLDREIDEVDPIERAMLRIAAYELQHRVDVPYRVVIDEALRTVKRFGSEHGHTYVNGVLDRAAAQWRAPEVGALRGR from the coding sequence ATGACCCAGACCCGCAAACCCCATGGCGTCGACCCGGTGCTGCGCTCGCGCGCGCGCCGCCGCGCGCTGCAGGCCGTCTACGCGATGCAGATGTCCGGCGCGCAGGCGCGCGAGATCGTCGCGCAGTTCGCCCACGAACAGGCCAAGGAAGTCGCCGATCTGGCGTACTTCGAAGATCTGGTGCACGGCGTGGGCAGCCGCTACCGCGAGCTCGACGCCGCGCTGGCGCCGTTCCTCGACCGCGAGATCGACGAGGTCGACCCGATCGAGCGCGCGATGCTGCGCATCGCCGCCTACGAGCTGCAGCACCGCGTCGACGTGCCCTACCGCGTGGTCATCGACGAGGCCCTGCGTACGGTCAAGCGCTTCGGCTCCGAGCACGGCCACACCTACGTCAACGGTGTGCTCGACCGCGCCGCTGCGCAGTGGCGCGCGCCCGAGGTCGGGGCGCTGCGCGGCCGCTGA
- a CDS encoding thiamine-phosphate kinase, translating into MPGEFALIDRIRARVVQRGDVVLGIGDDAALLAPEPGAQLVVAMDTLNVGVHFPDDTAAADIGWKALAVNLSDLAAMGARPAWCTLSLSLPAPDAGWIDAFLDGFDALARPHAVALVGGDTTRGPLSVCVTVHGFVAPGHALRRDGAQVGDDVWVSGTLGDAAAALAQWTQGGARDAELRRRLDRPDPRLALGQALVTHAHAAIDVSDGLLADLGHLCRASGVAAQVDVDALPASEALRREIADPGRHRTLQATGGDDYELCFTAPPHVRAEIAAVARACSTPVTRIGCIVAGDGVVARTGDGAAWTPARAGWDHFAG; encoded by the coding sequence GTGCCTGGCGAGTTCGCGCTGATCGACCGCATCCGCGCCCGTGTGGTGCAGCGGGGCGATGTGGTGCTGGGCATCGGCGACGATGCCGCGCTGCTGGCGCCCGAACCGGGCGCGCAGCTCGTGGTCGCGATGGACACGCTCAATGTCGGCGTGCATTTTCCAGACGACACCGCCGCTGCCGACATCGGCTGGAAAGCGCTGGCAGTCAACCTTTCGGACCTGGCGGCGATGGGCGCACGCCCGGCCTGGTGCACCTTGTCGCTGTCGTTGCCGGCCCCTGACGCCGGCTGGATCGATGCTTTTCTCGACGGCTTCGACGCGCTGGCGCGTCCGCACGCGGTCGCGCTGGTCGGCGGCGACACCACGCGCGGCCCGTTGTCGGTCTGCGTCACGGTGCACGGCTTCGTCGCGCCTGGCCACGCCCTGCGGCGCGACGGTGCCCAGGTCGGCGACGACGTCTGGGTCAGCGGCACCCTGGGCGATGCGGCGGCCGCACTTGCGCAGTGGACCCAGGGCGGCGCGCGCGATGCCGAATTGCGTCGTCGGCTCGACCGGCCGGACCCGCGGCTTGCGCTGGGACAGGCACTGGTGACGCATGCGCATGCCGCGATCGACGTGTCCGATGGCCTGCTGGCCGATCTCGGCCATCTCTGCCGGGCGAGTGGGGTGGCTGCGCAGGTCGATGTCGATGCGCTGCCGGCCTCCGAGGCGTTGCGGCGCGAGATCGCCGATCCTGGACGACATCGTACGTTGCAGGCCACGGGCGGCGACGACTACGAACTGTGTTTTACCGCTCCCCCGCATGTGCGCGCGGAGATCGCTGCGGTCGCGCGGGCCTGCAGCACGCCGGTCACCCGGATCGGGTGCATCGTGGCCGGCGACGGCGTCGTCGCGCGCACGGGCGATGGGGCTGCGTGGACGCCGGCGCGCGCCGGCTGGGACCATTTCGCCGGCTGA
- a CDS encoding YraN family protein: protein MNDRRSDGQAAERAARAHLQAAGLTLLAANVGYRGGELDLIMRDARGASATVVFVEVRHRRNLRFGGGAASIDAGKRRRLVLAAQLYLSRQPQLRDLPCRFDVVETSGDAAAPTLRWIEDAFRADD from the coding sequence TTGAACGATCGCCGCAGCGACGGCCAGGCCGCCGAGCGGGCGGCGCGGGCTCACCTGCAGGCGGCCGGGCTGACCCTGCTGGCCGCCAACGTCGGCTATCGCGGCGGCGAACTCGACCTGATCATGCGCGATGCGCGCGGCGCGTCCGCAACGGTCGTGTTCGTCGAGGTGCGCCATCGTCGCAACCTGCGCTTCGGCGGCGGCGCGGCCTCGATCGATGCCGGCAAGCGCCGCCGGCTCGTGCTGGCGGCGCAGTTGTACCTGTCGCGACAGCCGCAGCTGCGTGACCTGCCCTGTCGCTTCGATGTCGTCGAAACCAGCGGCGATGCGGCCGCGCCGACGCTGCGCTGGATCGAGGACGCATTCCGCGCGGACGATTGA
- a CDS encoding 16S rRNA (cytidine(1402)-2'-O)-methyltransferase translates to MTASARLTPAPGVLHVVATPIGNLGDLSPRAQQVLREVDAICAEDTRHTRQLLGHFGIERPLVALHEHNEDGLAARLVERLRGGEALALVSDAGTPLVSDPGFRLVAAARAAGLRVSPVPGASALIAALSVAGLPSDRFVFEGFLPAKAGARRERLQALAAEPRTLLFYESSHRIDAMLADAVAAFGPTRRAVVARELTKLFETVLDGDLATLHARVVADADQRKGEFVVLVEGAPASEDAALAEGRRLYAALARHLPPSTSAKVAAELSGAPRKALYGQGTHDA, encoded by the coding sequence ATGACTGCATCCGCCCGCCTCACGCCCGCGCCGGGCGTCCTGCACGTCGTCGCCACGCCGATCGGCAACCTCGGCGACCTGTCGCCCCGCGCGCAGCAGGTGTTGCGCGAGGTCGATGCGATCTGCGCCGAGGACACCCGGCACACCCGCCAGTTGCTTGGTCATTTCGGCATCGAGCGGCCGCTGGTCGCGCTGCACGAGCACAACGAGGACGGGCTGGCGGCGCGTCTGGTGGAGCGCCTACGCGGTGGCGAGGCGCTGGCGTTGGTCAGCGATGCCGGCACCCCGCTGGTCAGCGATCCGGGCTTCCGGCTGGTCGCGGCCGCGCGTGCGGCCGGCCTGCGGGTGTCGCCGGTGCCGGGGGCCAGCGCGCTGATCGCCGCGCTGAGCGTGGCCGGCCTGCCCAGCGACCGCTTCGTGTTCGAGGGCTTCCTGCCGGCGAAGGCCGGCGCCAGGCGCGAGCGGCTGCAGGCGCTCGCCGCCGAACCGCGCACCTTGCTGTTCTACGAATCCTCGCACCGGATCGACGCGATGCTCGCCGATGCCGTCGCCGCATTCGGCCCCACGCGCCGCGCGGTCGTCGCGCGCGAGCTGACCAAGTTGTTCGAGACCGTGCTCGACGGCGATCTGGCGACCTTGCACGCGCGCGTCGTCGCCGACGCCGACCAGCGCAAGGGCGAGTTCGTCGTGCTCGTCGAAGGCGCCCCGGCGTCCGAGGACGCCGCGCTGGCGGAAGGGCGGCGGCTCTATGCCGCGCTCGCGCGTCACCTGCCGCCGTCGACCTCAGCCAAGGTCGCCGCCGAGCTCAGCGGCGCGCCGCGCAAGGCGCTCTACGGCCAGGGAACTCACGACGCCTGA
- a CDS encoding transcriptional regulator NrdR — protein MHCPFCQHIDTRVIDSRASEDGATIRRRRECEACGERFSTLETIELKLPAIIKGDGRREPFDARKLRLSMDRALHKRPVSEEQIEATVRAVVHQLRMTAEREVSSRRVGEFVIAELRKLDHVGFVRFASVYRAFEDVADFREELDRLERDLPADAQLPLLGGETLPSGRGTRKR, from the coding sequence ATGCACTGCCCCTTCTGCCAGCACATCGACACCCGGGTGATCGATTCGCGCGCGTCCGAGGACGGCGCGACGATCCGTCGGCGTCGCGAGTGCGAGGCCTGTGGCGAACGGTTCAGTACGTTGGAGACGATCGAGCTCAAGTTGCCGGCGATCATCAAAGGCGACGGCCGGCGCGAGCCGTTCGACGCGCGCAAGCTGCGCCTGAGCATGGATCGCGCGCTGCACAAACGCCCGGTGTCGGAGGAGCAGATCGAGGCGACGGTGCGGGCGGTGGTGCATCAGTTGCGCATGACCGCAGAGCGCGAGGTCTCGTCGCGGCGGGTCGGCGAATTCGTCATTGCCGAACTGCGCAAGCTCGACCATGTCGGCTTCGTGCGTTTTGCCTCGGTCTATCGCGCGTTCGAGGACGTGGCCGATTTCCGCGAGGAACTCGACCGGCTCGAACGCGACCTGCCGGCCGATGCGCAATTGCCGCTGCTCGGCGGCGAGACCCTGCCGTCCGGTCGCGGTACGCGCAAGCGCTGA
- a CDS encoding cell division/cell wall cluster transcriptional repressor MraZ, giving the protein MFQGETAITIDDKGRLAIPTAYRDVVARECDNRLVLTYNPFDAGSLYLYPYKVWEGVRDKVNALPRTRSTNRTLQLKLVGAAMVVEPDGNGRISIPASQRTTVGIERKAVLVGMGDKFELWSEQAHQAQIRQTLSDADMDGDDLVGLQL; this is encoded by the coding sequence GTGTTCCAGGGCGAAACCGCCATCACCATCGACGACAAGGGCCGACTGGCGATTCCCACCGCCTATCGGGACGTCGTCGCGCGTGAGTGCGACAACCGCCTGGTGCTGACCTACAACCCCTTCGACGCCGGCAGCCTCTATCTCTACCCCTACAAGGTGTGGGAAGGCGTCCGCGACAAGGTCAACGCGTTGCCGCGCACCCGCTCCACCAACCGCACCCTCCAGCTCAAGCTGGTCGGCGCGGCGATGGTCGTCGAGCCCGACGGCAACGGCCGCATCAGCATCCCCGCCAGCCAACGCACGACCGTCGGCATTGAGCGCAAGGCGGTGCTGGTGGGCATGGGGGACAAATTCGAACTCTGGAGCGAGCAGGCGCACCAGGCCCAGATCCGGCAGACGCTCAGCGACGCGGACATGGACGGTGACGACCTGGTCGGACTGCAGTTGTGA
- a CDS encoding riboflavin synthase subunit alpha translates to MFTGLIEGVGRLVSNEPRGGDARLRIAVGTLPFADVTMGESIAVNGVCLTVVAHDDAHFEADASTETLALTTLGALAAGRAVNLERAMRPTDRLGGHLVSGHVDGVGRVASVHDDARAQRWRFEAPAALLRYVAHKGSICVDGVSLTVNAVDADGFEVALVPHTVAHTAFGATAVGEAVNLEVDLVARYVERLLASGVVPPGAHA, encoded by the coding sequence ATGTTCACCGGATTGATCGAAGGCGTCGGACGCCTGGTTTCCAACGAGCCCCGCGGCGGCGACGCGCGGCTGCGCATCGCGGTCGGCACGCTGCCGTTCGCGGACGTGACGATGGGCGAGAGCATCGCGGTCAATGGCGTTTGCCTGACGGTCGTCGCGCACGACGACGCGCACTTCGAGGCCGATGCATCGACCGAGACGCTGGCGCTGACCACGCTTGGTGCGCTGGCCGCGGGCCGAGCGGTGAACCTCGAACGGGCGATGCGCCCGACCGATCGGCTCGGCGGACACTTGGTCAGCGGCCATGTCGATGGCGTCGGCCGGGTGGCCTCGGTGCACGACGACGCGCGCGCGCAGCGCTGGCGCTTCGAGGCGCCGGCGGCATTGCTGCGCTACGTCGCGCACAAGGGCTCGATCTGCGTCGATGGCGTCAGCCTGACGGTCAACGCGGTCGATGCCGACGGCTTCGAAGTGGCGCTGGTGCCGCACACCGTGGCGCACACCGCGTTCGGCGCCACCGCGGTGGGCGAGGCGGTCAACCTCGAGGTGGACCTGGTCGCGCGCTATGTCGAGCGCCTGCTCGCCAGCGGCGTGGTGCCGCCTGGAGCGCACGCATGA
- a CDS encoding 6,7-dimethyl-8-ribityllumazine synthase, with amino-acid sequence MSHIEGDLRAPAGARYAIVASRWNPKITDALVAGARKAFADHGVADDAVDVVRVPGAWEIPLACARLAAASGHAALLALGCVVRGDTRHYEQVADGCSDALMRVALDAGVPVANGVLAVEDYGDAEKRAGGSHGNKGEEAALVAIEMSNLLDKIG; translated from the coding sequence ATGAGTCACATCGAAGGCGACCTGCGCGCCCCGGCCGGCGCGCGCTACGCGATCGTCGCCAGCCGCTGGAATCCCAAGATCACCGACGCCCTCGTCGCCGGCGCGCGCAAGGCGTTCGCCGACCACGGCGTCGCCGACGACGCGGTCGACGTGGTGCGCGTGCCCGGTGCCTGGGAGATCCCGTTGGCGTGCGCGCGCCTCGCCGCGGCCAGCGGCCATGCCGCGTTGTTGGCACTGGGCTGCGTGGTGCGCGGCGACACCCGCCACTACGAGCAAGTGGCCGACGGCTGCAGCGATGCGCTGATGCGCGTCGCGCTCGATGCCGGCGTGCCGGTCGCCAACGGCGTGCTCGCGGTCGAGGACTACGGCGACGCCGAGAAGCGGGCCGGCGGCAGCCACGGCAACAAGGGCGAGGAGGCGGCGCTGGTCGCCATCGAAATGAGCAACCTGCTGGACAAGATTGGATGA
- a CDS encoding riboflavin biosynthesis protein RibD → MTDFDTDDHHHMAHALALAERGAWTARPNPMVGCVLVQGGAVVGEGWHARKGGPHAEVVALQAAGERAQGATAYVTLEPCAHVGSTGPCADALIAAGVTRVVAAMRDPFPQVDGAGFARLRAAGVAVQAGLLEAQARALNVGFLSRVERGRPWVRVKLACSLDGRTAMADGTSKWISGPQSRADVMRWRACSGAILTGSGTVLADDPALTVRLDDAATFVPPLRVVLDAGLASLSRRQVRDAAAPTLYLHAADAAVPADLGCEHAALPRRDGRLDLEAALTLLAARGINEVQVEAGAVLSGALLRAGLVDELLLYVAPMLLGERARPLFDGLGIDAMAQRLQLETIDVARFGDDIRLRLRPLAAG, encoded by the coding sequence ATGACCGACTTCGATACCGACGACCACCACCACATGGCGCATGCCCTGGCGCTGGCCGAGCGCGGCGCCTGGACGGCGCGGCCCAACCCAATGGTCGGCTGCGTGCTGGTGCAAGGCGGTGCGGTCGTCGGCGAAGGCTGGCACGCGCGCAAGGGTGGGCCGCACGCCGAGGTGGTCGCGCTGCAGGCCGCCGGTGAGCGGGCACAGGGCGCCACTGCCTACGTGACCCTCGAACCGTGCGCGCATGTCGGCAGCACCGGGCCCTGCGCCGATGCCTTGATCGCGGCCGGGGTGACGCGTGTGGTCGCGGCGATGCGCGACCCGTTCCCGCAAGTCGACGGCGCCGGCTTTGCCCGGCTGCGTGCGGCCGGGGTCGCGGTCCAGGCCGGCTTGCTGGAAGCGCAGGCGCGCGCGCTCAACGTGGGCTTCCTGTCGCGGGTCGAGCGCGGCCGCCCTTGGGTCCGGGTCAAGCTCGCCTGCAGCCTCGACGGGCGCACGGCGATGGCCGACGGCACGTCGAAGTGGATCAGTGGTCCGCAGTCGCGGGCCGACGTCATGCGCTGGCGTGCGTGCAGTGGCGCGATCCTGACCGGCAGCGGGACCGTGCTCGCCGACGATCCGGCGCTGACCGTGCGATTGGATGACGCGGCGACGTTCGTGCCGCCGCTGCGTGTCGTGCTCGATGCCGGGCTCGCCTCGCTGTCGCGCCGCCAGGTCCGCGACGCGGCCGCGCCCACCCTGTATCTGCATGCCGCCGATGCCGCGGTGCCGGCGGATCTGGGCTGCGAACACGCCGCGTTGCCGCGGCGCGACGGACGGTTGGACCTGGAGGCGGCACTGACGTTGCTGGCCGCGCGCGGGATCAACGAGGTCCAGGTCGAGGCCGGGGCCGTGCTGTCGGGCGCGCTGCTGCGTGCGGGTCTGGTCGACGAGTTGTTGCTCTACGTCGCCCCGATGCTGCTCGGCGAGCGTGCCCGACCGCTGTTCGATGGCCTGGGCATCGACGCGATGGCGCAACGGCTGCAGTTGGAGACCATCGATGTCGCGCGCTTCGGCGACGACATCCGGCTGCGGCTGCGCCCGCTCGCCGCCGGCTGA